Proteins encoded together in one Candidatus Bathyarchaeota archaeon window:
- a CDS encoding ABC transporter ATP-binding protein: MRGEDLEEFIDGLPQDSKLAIFNLRKEFQLSRSLLDALIGKPARVIKAVDGVSLYLREGEVLGLVGESGCGKTTLGRLIVRLVDPTSGLILYKPGKSSALNSWSHRGWVDLGKLKGDALKLARRELSMIFQDPYSSLDPRFTCRDVLEEPLIIHGVPYEERMAMIEAIMAEVGLTPPEAFLARSPHMLSGGQRQRLGIARALVLKPRCVIADEPVSMLDVSIRAEILDLLLKEKDERGLSYLFITHDLAVARYISDRIAVMYLGKIVEEGSSREIVEYPSHPYTKALIAAVPTPDPENRRRARRLPIRGEIPKSSEIPQGCRFHPRCPYAIHRCRVEEPGKVEVERGHWSACWLLR, from the coding sequence ATGAGAGGAGAAGATTTAGAGGAGTTCATAGACGGCCTCCCTCAAGATTCTAAACTAGCCATATTTAACCTGCGGAAGGAGTTCCAGCTTTCCAGAAGCCTATTAGATGCCTTAATAGGGAAGCCCGCCAGGGTCATCAAGGCCGTCGACGGGGTAAGCCTATACTTGAGGGAGGGGGAGGTCCTCGGGCTTGTCGGGGAGTCTGGATGCGGCAAGACTACCCTCGGAAGGCTCATCGTTAGGTTGGTAGATCCTACCAGCGGCCTAATCCTCTATAAACCCGGTAAAAGCTCGGCTTTGAATAGCTGGAGCCATAGGGGATGGGTAGACCTCGGAAAGCTTAAAGGAGATGCGCTCAAGCTTGCGAGGAGGGAGCTATCCATGATATTCCAGGACCCTTACAGCTCGCTGGATCCAAGATTCACATGTAGGGATGTTCTAGAGGAGCCACTGATCATCCACGGAGTTCCATATGAGGAGAGGATGGCCATGATAGAGGCCATAATGGCGGAGGTGGGTTTAACTCCCCCAGAGGCTTTCCTGGCTAGGTCCCCCCACATGCTAAGCGGCGGCCAGAGGCAGAGGCTCGGGATCGCTAGAGCCCTAGTATTGAAACCCCGATGCGTAATAGCTGATGAGCCGGTATCCATGCTTGACGTATCCATAAGGGCTGAGATATTAGACCTTCTCCTGAAGGAGAAGGATGAGAGAGGCCTGTCATACCTTTTCATAACCCACGACTTAGCCGTGGCAAGATATATTTCCGATAGAATAGCCGTGATGTATCTGGGTAAAATAGTTGAGGAGGGCTCGTCGAGGGAGATAGTGGAATACCCATCCCACCCCTATACTAAAGCTTTGATAGCGGCTGTACCTACTCCAGATCCTGAAAATAGACGCAGGGCTAGGAGGCTGCCCATAAGGGGAGAGATCCCCAAGTCCTCGGAGATCCCTCAAGGCTGTAGGTTCCATCCTAGATGCCCGTACGCCATCCATCGATGTAGGGTTGAGGAGCCTGGAAAGGTGGAGGTCGAGAGGGGGCATTGGAGTGCCTGCTGGCTACTTCGTTAA